In Hyla sarda isolate aHylSar1 chromosome 12, aHylSar1.hap1, whole genome shotgun sequence, a genomic segment contains:
- the MAP3K14 gene encoding mitogen-activated protein kinase kinase kinase 14 — protein MAIDCHEGQSPVSTKTPVHPHKLIKSIESVEKIKVEGIPEVLLQNKDGHWAKLLLQGTATETKESSALGISIIAQPECENNQEICPTSPEGPLYITDSKQYSFTESNEHIPNNVVNATEGKLAQPPRFPKSKKKRRKRNAKNNSATSAKRSQTMPEQETRTPIPVQDEESKQWHSNDLQNYFSNQQSCKNIQYSPPTSQPYTDDQKALNKLISLSQCICHVAVGKLQPSTNLSGVLPSGDGFLENITAFGLNAYQEKYTSLWGSSELTDCFRDLNSQSVEEGVLYALKDSVSYGEPQNLCTLAKSWKKSDDDEHEINEGILLNEKLRMIDYEYKDGIHYTKSKEVLGRGGFGDVHLGTDNRTGLTFAAKTVNISKFRPEELTCHLAVNSEKIIPVYGAVREGPWITVFMKPMDGGSLGQLIKRSGFLAEDRALHYVGQVLQGLKHLHAANILHGDIKADNVLLSKNGETAYLCDFGHAACLPPGGSKTQLLTGDYVPGTETHMAPELVRGEPCDTKLDVWSACCMLLHMLNGWHPWSRTHKAPLCLKIATDPPPLQEIPPSCNNLTRNLIVDGLQKDPSIRADAVDLIQKVDIALRKIGGLKSSYNTEYREPRIFPPPFTETPQDPGSQIKPFPEEAMAIQGYSKQIPEEAAFTSHKSEEQTKISYTAEIERLELDLYMENLSQPLSLEEHEQLFLSEPSLEPLHSRKDSMTTWDTKSSGIHSWDSRVDPWSLQSDSFFSGGITTTPSWFNGVKVQLKSFSGEDLYIWESGRTKLGDLAVGISSQIPIKSFTIVNQTGTNIPWDTDIADCGIELQCALAPDHGSWVWRVKKGKIEEGNTGEVYTGGGTDTPE, from the exons ATGGCCATAGACTGCCACGAAGGTCAATCCCCAGTCTCCACCAAGACCCCTGTGCACCCCCACAAGCTCATAAAGTCTATTGAGTCAGTAGAAAAAATAAAGGTTGAAGGAATACCTGAAGTTCTTCTCCAGAATAAAGATGGACACTGGGCCAAACTGCTGCTGCAGGGAACAGCCACAGAGACCAAAGAGAGCTCGGCCCTGGGAATCTCCATCATAGCACAACCAGAAT GTGAGAATAATCAGGAGATCTGCCCAACATCCCCTGAAGGTCCCCTGTACATCACAGATTCCAAGCAGTACAG TTTCACGGAAAGCAATGAGCATATCCCAAATAACGTGGTTAATGCGACTGAAGGCAAATTGGCGCAACCACCGCGATTCCCAAAAAGCAAGAAAAAGAGGCGGAAAAGGAACGCTAAGAATAACAGCGCCACATCAGCCAAAAGAAGCCAGACAATGCCAGAACAGGAGACACGCACACCAATACCTGTCCAG GATGAAGAATCAAAACAGTGGCATTCAAATGATCTCCAGAATTACTTCTCAAATCAACAATCCTGTAAAAACATTCAATACTCACCTCCTACCTCACAGCCATACACTGATGACCAGAAAGCCCTCAACAAGCTCATCAGTCTGTCCCAGTGCATTTGCCACGTGGCTGTTGGGAAGCTTCAGCCATCAACCAATCTATCAGGTGTTCTACCATCAGGAGATGGATTCTTAGAAAATATTACCGCCTTCGGACTTAATGCTTATCAAGAAAAATATACCTCACTATGGGGTTCTTCCGAGCTTACCGACTGCTTTAGAGACTTAAATTCCCAATCTGTGGAAGAGGGGGTATTGTACGCTCTTAAGGATTCCGTGAGCTATGGAGAACCGCAAAACTTGTGCACGCTAGCCAAATCCTGGAAGAAAAGTGATGACGATGAACATGAGATCAATGAAGGCATCCTACTGAATGAG AAACTTAGAATGATAGATTATGAGTACAAAGATGGCATTCACTATACAAAAAGTAAAGAAGTGCTGGGCAGAGGAGGCTTTGGAGATGTGCACTTAGGAACAGACAACAGAACTGGACTTACGTTTGCAGCCAAAACA GTAAATATCAGCAAATTTCGACCTGAGGAGCTGACATGTCATCTGGCTGTCAATTCGGAAAAAATAATCCCAGTGTATGGGGCAGTCCGAGAAGGACCCTGGATCACTGTGTTTATGAAGCCCATGGATG GTGGATCACTGGGCCAGTTGATCAAGAGAAGTGGCTTCTTAGCAGAGGACCGTGCCTTGCATTATGTAGGACAAGTACTGCAAGGCCTAAAACACCTTCATGCTGCCAATATACTGCATGGAGATATAAAAG CTGACAATGTACTCCTTTCTAAAAACGGAGAAACAGCATACCTGTGTGATTTCGGACACGCAGCATGTCTACCTCCTGGTGGTTCTAAGACACAGCTATTGACCG GCGACTATGTCCCAGGTACTGAAACACACATGGCTCCTGAGTTAGTTCGTGGGGAACCTTGTGACACAAAGTTAGATGTGTGGAGTGCATGTTGCATGCTTCTGCACATGCTGAATGGCTGGCATCCATGGAGCCGCACACACAAAGCACCCTTATGTCTTAAG ATTGCCACAGACCCACCCCCTTTGCAAGAAATCCCCCCTAGCTGTAACAACCTAACCCGTAACCTCATAGTGGATGGACTTCAGAAGGATCCTAGTATCAGAGCAGATGCGGTGGATCTCATTCAAAAAGTGGACATTGCACTTCGAAAAA TTGGAGGTCTGAAATCTTCATACAACACAGAATACAGAGAACCTCGAATATTTCCTCCCCCCTTCACAGAAACCCCACAGGATCCTGGTTCACAGATCAAGCCTTTTCCTGAAGAAGCCATGGCTAtacaggggtacagtaagcagaTACCAGAGGAAGCTGCCTTTACAAGTCACAAAAGTGAGGAACAAACCAAGATATCGTACACAGCAGAGATTGAGCGTCTAGAACTTG atctatacatGGAGAACCTCTCCCAACCTTTGTCACTCGAAGAACACGAACAGCTGTTTCTCAGCGAGCCCAGCCTGGAGCCTCTGCACAGCCGGAAG GATTCCATGACAACTTGGGACACAAAAAGTTCTGGGATTCATTCCTGGGATAGCCGTGTGGATCCTTGGAGCCTGCAAAGTGATTCATTCTTTAGCGGAGGAATTACAACTACACCCAGCTGGTTCAATG GGGTAAAAGTGCAATTAAAGTCTTTCAGTGGGGAGGACTTGTATATCTGGGAGTCTGGCAGGACCAAACTGGGAGACCTGGCGGTTGGAATCAGCAGTCAG ATTCCTATAAAATCCTTTACCATAGTAAACCAGACAGGAACAAACATCCCTTGGGACACAGACATCGCAGACTGCGGAATTGAGCTACAGTGCGCCCTAGCTCCTGATCATGGCAGTTGGGTCTGGAGGGTGAAAAAAGGAAAGATAGAAGAAGGGAATACAGGGGAAGTGTATACAGGCGGAGGGACAGATACCCCAGAGTGA